The Helianthus annuus cultivar XRQ/B chromosome 15, HanXRQr2.0-SUNRISE, whole genome shotgun sequence genomic sequence CCGCTCGGTACCTTTCTTTTTACCATatctttttttttgttatttgaatcGGATCTGTGTAATATTTCAGATCTACCGTTTGGTTGTGGgtggaagatgatgaagatgacacAGATCTGCGCTGGGGTCATCAACGATGGTGGTTGTGGGTGGAAGATGATGACGATGACACAGATCTACTGTTTAGTGGCCAGATTGGTACCGTTCTTTTTAACTTGATCTaccgttttttttttgtttttctgtaGTTTATGTTTATACGCTATTAAATTTTATGTGTTATAAGTTTTTTTAAACAGGTTTTCTACTGATTTGGGATGTATCTATGTTAGATCTGTGTAATACTTTCAGATCTGTGTtggttttttgtgtttttgataatGTTTTGTGAACTGATAATGTGAATGGAGAGATAAAGTGAAGGTTTTTGGGTTTTTATAATGTATGAAGAATGAATATATATGCACGTAAATCTGCGATATTTAAGATACATACTATGAATCTGATACTAAATATGGTACACAATTTTAAGTAGGTGATAAAGGAGTAAAGGACTTACTGCAGGTGTGGAATGTAAGTGATCTACGGTGGCAAAATGAAAGTTATTGGGCAGGTTGTGAAAGTTGCTGATTTCAGAGTTGCAAGGGTGCAGACTGAATCTAGAGTAATGACGGCAGAAACCGGAACATACAGGTGGATGGCACCCGAGGTATGACTATGTTTATAACTTTATATATATGTTGTTTATGAATTTTGAATGTTCAGTTAATACATCACCTTGTTCATGACGTCCTGCCCGTTTATCTTTTATAAAGTTTTTCATTTGTGGGCTTGTTTTATTAACAGTTGTTATGAATTGAAGGTTATCGAGCACAAACCGTATGATCATATAGCTGATGTGTTCAGTTTCGCGATAGTGCTATGGGAGCTTCTAACAGGCGAAGTTAGTGACTTCCTAAACACCCCAGCAAGTTTATATACAATTATTAAAACTTAGAATAGAAGTACTTTTTATCTATCAGATCTActtgatgaaaacaaactttacgcagtggcattttcgtaattaaaGCAAATACAGATTGTTATCACAGGTGAATACACTATATGTGAACATATAGTGTATTAATCTCCGAATACTAATAAACACCGATGTGTTAAACATTACAGTATATTAACGCGGCAACATTTTTGTAATTAACGTAAAACGTGTTCTATTCACATTTGCTTTACATATGTTCACATTTTTAGttctaatttttataatttttctcaattttttagGTTCCCTACTCATACTTAACCCCATTACAAGCAGCAGTTGGTGTGGTACAACAGGTAATCTTTTAACTCTCTCTTTGTTTAACTGAAATCACCAACCATTGTTCACATGGCTAAAAGATTCTTAAGTAATACGGAGGATCTCTAGGATCAAAATCTATATCTTGAACAAACGGgttcatttttttataatttatggGACTTTCATTATGGAAAAATAAATCAGGACTAAAGCATCTATTCAACAAGTGTAATACCGAAACATTTTTGTGATAATAATATTTTTCTTTTCGATGAATTAGATGTATTTTAAAATTTGTAAGTTATTAGATAGTTGGGTCGAGTAATAAAAAAAATGTCAGATACATATCATTTATTCATATCAAAATTATATTGATATTATATTCTATTTATATGACTAGGTATTGTAACGAATTATAAGCATTTACAATGTACTATGTATTCATACTCTATCTAGCTACAAAGATTTACTACATAGTTACAATCAAACAAAATAAGTCACTTATATAATAATTCTATCCGAAACTCCATAAATATTAGTCCAAGACTTTTAGAAATCACATCTCTCATCACACTTAACACTGTAAGTTTCatgatataaaaaaaataataataataaacaaagaAAAAGGCCATACTTCCCATGCTCCTATCATACGAAAGTTTCCTAATCAATTATGAAGTTTTTGactttttggccaaaacatcaTAAATAGATATGAAGTTCAACATCATGAATAAGTATGGGTTTTTAAAATTGGAAAATATATACACATCCATACCCAACCTGCATATGCTCTATACCCACCTCCAAGATCATATCTCATCTTGAACTACCGCCACTTCTAGCCATTGCCTCCGGACGTATCCACCTCCGCCGCTGCCGCCTCTTTCTTTCGGCGCCACTCCCGATCTCAATCTGATTTGTGAGGTATCAAACTGATCCTTTTTGTTTAGCTCTTCCGACTAAAACTCCGAGTCGGGTTAGGGTGGGTTGTTTTCCGGCAACTATAGGTTTGCGTCTCAGTTGGTATTTTTCCGACGACCCAAGATGGGTCGTCCTTTCCAAACAGTTTTGTCGGCCAGGGTTGACAAGAGAGTGAGAGAGGAGCTTGTGATGAATACATTAACTGTGTGTATTGTGGTGTTTGAATATGTGTAAAGTGTGTGCATTTGTGTGTGTGAAGTGTGCGTTCTGTGTGTGTTTGTTGTGTAACAAAAAGAATCTGGGAAGGAAAAAGGAGAATAAATGTGCAGGTATATCTAGAAACATTTAATcaaattgtttattatttttatttattgatATCACATATTATTTATTTTGATAACACTGGTATGCGTAAATTTGTTGGGTGTGTGGATTTTAAATCTAGGCTAGTTAAACTAAACATGGAGGTTGTTTAGAAACATACATGAATCTTAATAGTTTAATTATTTTCGTGTCATTTATTTTAATAACACATAATAATGTCAAATTATGTAATTGGTACACTTCTTAGTTTTAACACTAATACTATACTTACCAAATAATGATTAGTGGGACTTTAAATACTTggtatttataaaaaaattaataaaataaacgtCTTCATTCATGATATCACAAAAGCCAAAACAACTCAGACTTTAAATATCTTAAAATTTTTATATACAAATTAAGGCTATTAATCCATTCGTGTGTGTTAATTCGGGAGTGTAATTGGTTATTTTTTTTATCACAGATATATTAGTTCGCGGTTGCCGGGAAAAATCTAAAGAACGGTTTTTTTTAGCGTATAATAAAACTAAACTCGAATATACGGGATTTAGGTTTACATAATTTTTGAGGACGACTCGATTTGTTGGTCTTGCTTCGCTAAGCTAAGGTACGGATTCCTATTTCTGACATCATAGTATTTTTATCATATCCGTCACTTTGCAGTACGGATTTTTGTGTGTTCCTCTTAACTGTTTGATATGTGACACGTCATCTGAATCAGTCTAGTATTGTTTATATGATTATTAGTGTGATATAGCATGCCATACCTCAGAC encodes the following:
- the LOC110912716 gene encoding serine/threonine-protein kinase STY17, with product MTAETGTYRWMAPEVIEHKPYDHIADVFSFAIVLWELLTGEVPYSYLTPLQAAVGVVQQGLRPTIPKQTHPKQAELLEC